The Proteus vulgaris genome has a segment encoding these proteins:
- the rluB gene encoding 23S rRNA pseudouridylate synthase B has translation MSDKSQRTEKLQKILARSGHGSRREIEGYLQEGRISIDGTKAKLGDRIDVTTTAKIRLDGRILNIREAQKDVCRVLAYYKPEGELCTRSDPQGRPTVFQRLPRLNSARWIAVGRLDVNTSGLLLFTTDGELANRLMHPSREVEREYAVRVFGEIDDAKIRQLTRGVQLEDGPASFRSVSYRGGEGINQWYNVSLTEGRNREVRRMWEAVGVQVSRLIRVRYGDIDLPKGLPRGGWVELGLEQINYLRQLVELNDETVTKVAVEKDQRRIKANQIRRAVKRHTKISARTSTSPAKRASSRRQSAGNNK, from the coding sequence AAAAAATCCTTGCTCGTTCTGGTCACGGCTCTCGTCGTGAGATTGAAGGTTACCTTCAAGAAGGACGTATTAGCATTGATGGTACAAAAGCAAAATTAGGTGATCGTATTGATGTCACCACAACAGCAAAAATCCGCTTAGATGGCCGTATTTTAAATATTCGCGAAGCCCAAAAAGATGTTTGTCGAGTGTTGGCGTATTATAAACCTGAAGGTGAACTGTGTACTCGTAGTGATCCACAAGGCCGTCCTACCGTTTTCCAACGCCTTCCTCGTCTTAATAGTGCTCGCTGGATCGCTGTAGGACGTCTTGATGTGAATACCAGCGGATTATTGCTATTTACGACAGATGGTGAATTAGCTAACCGCTTAATGCACCCAAGTCGTGAAGTTGAGCGTGAATATGCGGTACGTGTTTTTGGTGAAATTGATGATGCTAAAATTCGTCAGTTAACTCGTGGCGTACAATTGGAAGATGGTCCTGCATCATTTCGCTCTGTTTCTTATCGTGGCGGTGAAGGAATTAACCAATGGTACAACGTTTCACTGACAGAAGGTCGTAACCGTGAAGTTCGTCGTATGTGGGAAGCCGTTGGTGTTCAAGTAAGCCGTCTTATTCGTGTTCGTTATGGTGATATTGATTTACCTAAAGGTTTGCCACGTGGTGGTTGGGTTGAACTTGGATTAGAGCAAATTAATTACTTGCGTCAACTTGTCGAATTAAATGACGAAACAGTGACAAAAGTTGCTGTAGAAAAAGATCAACGCCGAATTAAAGCAAATCAAATTCGTCGTGCGGTTAAGCGTCATACTAAAATATCGGCACGTACGTCTACGTCACCTGCAAAAAGAGCGTCTAGTCGTCGTCAATCGGCAGGAAATAATAAATAA